CATTTCTGTATAAATTCCTACTAATTTATTAATTTTTTCTTCAGCAGTAGCTTCAGAACTCTGTAGTTCCTGATAGGAATTTTGGATATTCTTAAGTTCTTCTTCCAGATTAGCTATTTTATTATTTGCTGATTTGAGCTGTGATTTCAATTCTTCATTTTCAGATTTCAACTTCTGAAAATCACTATCTAATTCCTGTTTTTCTTTTTGCAATTTATCATATTGTTCATCTCTTTTTACATATTCTTTTAAAACTGGAGTATTAGTTAAAACATATTCTCCCCAGTTTGTAAGGGAAATTATCTCAAAATAATTTAGTACACCAAGTGTCAAAAATATAGCTAAAAATACTAAGAATACAATTAAATATTTTTTCATCTTATCTTTCCTCTCCCTCATGCTGGGCTATTTCATCTAATTCTTTTTGTTGATCTTTTATTTTTTCTTTATAAAAAGTTTTGTATTTCCTCTCCTTTAATTTATCCAAAACTTTTCTTTTTTTCTGTTTAGCTAACATTTCTTTTTGTTTTTCTGTAACTTCCCTTTTTTTAGCAGATAATTTTTGCTGATGATTTTCTATTTTTTCATCATGTTTTTGCAAAAAACGTCTGGCATGTAATATTTGTTCGACTGAAGAATTATTTCTTATATATCGATGAACATCTTTTTTTGTCTCCTTTAAATTTTCCAGGCTTTTTTCTATTTCTTTTTTTTCTTCTTTAGCTTTCAGAAACTTATTTTGAGCCATATCTTCTTCAATGTTTCTTACATTAAGCACTTTTTGTAAGTCAAATTTAAAAGCAGACATAAATTAAAGCCTCCTTCAGTCTTTATCTATTATAAAATATTATTTTACTACTCTCTTTAATTTTTGTAAGGTTTGAGAAAAATTACTTTTTTCAGTAATTCCCTGCTGCAAAAAATCATTTATATCATCAATATGTTCTATTGCTCTATCAACAGCCGGATTACTTCCTTCTTCATAAGCACCAATATTTATAAGATCTTCAGATTCACGATAATTTGCAAGCATTTTTTTGAGTTCACCGGCAGCTTCAATATGATCTTCATTTACTATGTCATCCATGACACGACTAACACTGCTTAAAACATCTATTGCTGGATAATGATTACGAGAAGCAAGTTCTCTGGAAAGATCTATATGACCATCTAAAATACCACGAACTGTATCAGAAACAGGTTCATTAAAATCATCACCTTCAACTAAGACAGTGTATAAAGCTGTAATTGTACCTTTATCATTTGTACCTGTTCTTTCTAATAAACGAGGAAGTTTGGCAAATACAGAAGGAGGATAACCTCTTGTTGCTGGAGGTTCACCTGTAGCCAACCCTACTTCTCTTAAGGCCATTGCTACCCTTGTAATAGAATCCATCATAAGTAAGACATCCTGACCTTTATCTCTAAAGTATTCAGCAATAGCTGTTGTTATTTGAGCTGCTTTAAAACGTACAAGAGCAGGTTTATCAGAAGTAGCAACTACTACAATAGAATTTTCTAAACCTTTTTCACCTAAATCTCTTTCTATAAATTCTCTTACCTCTCTTCCACGTTCACCAACAAGACCGATCACATTAATATCAGCCTCAGTATTACGGGCGGCCATCCCCAGTAAAGTACTCTTACCAACACCACTACCGGCAAAAATACCTACTCTCTGACCTTTACCACAGGTTAAAAGACCATCAATACTTTTGATACCCAAACTTAAAGGATCTTTGATTCTTTTTCTTAAAAGCGGATTGGGAGGTTTCCTATCAACAGGTCTTTCAGTTAATCCCGAAAGTTGTTTATCTTTATCTAAAATTGGTTTACCAATTCCATTAAGAATCTGACCTAACATATTTTCGCCAACTTTAATTTTTAATTTTTCACCAGTAGCAATAACTCTTGCTCCAGGATTAATACCTTCCATTTTACCAATTGGCATAAGTAAAACTCGATTATCATCAAAACCAACAACTTCTGCCTTAACTGATCTTTCATTATTTTTTATATGACATAATTCACCTATACTAACTTCTGGCCCCTTAGATTCAATGATTAAACCAACTACCCTTGTAATATGGCCATAATTACTGCTAAGTTTGGTATCATCCAATTCTTCAGATAATCCTGAAAGATCAACCTTTTTCATTATAACCTGCTCCCTGTAATAATTTTTTTTCAATCAACTCCAATTTATTTTCAATAGTGGCATCTTTACCACCATATTCAGTTTCTATTATACAGTCTCCATCAGTAAGAGATTCATCAGCAACAAATTTCAATGTTTCATGATTTAATTGATTTTCAATATCAACTTCATTAA
Above is a window of Halanaerobiales bacterium DNA encoding:
- the fliJ gene encoding flagellar export protein FliJ, which encodes MSAFKFDLQKVLNVRNIEEDMAQNKFLKAKEEKKEIEKSLENLKETKKDVHRYIRNNSSVEQILHARRFLQKHDEKIENHQQKLSAKKREVTEKQKEMLAKQKKRKVLDKLKERKYKTFYKEKIKDQQKELDEIAQHEGEER
- the fliI gene encoding flagellar protein export ATPase FliI; its protein translation is MKKVDLSGLSEELDDTKLSSNYGHITRVVGLIIESKGPEVSIGELCHIKNNERSVKAEVVGFDDNRVLLMPIGKMEGINPGARVIATGEKLKIKVGENMLGQILNGIGKPILDKDKQLSGLTERPVDRKPPNPLLRKRIKDPLSLGIKSIDGLLTCGKGQRVGIFAGSGVGKSTLLGMAARNTEADINVIGLVGERGREVREFIERDLGEKGLENSIVVVATSDKPALVRFKAAQITTAIAEYFRDKGQDVLLMMDSITRVAMALREVGLATGEPPATRGYPPSVFAKLPRLLERTGTNDKGTITALYTVLVEGDDFNEPVSDTVRGILDGHIDLSRELASRNHYPAIDVLSSVSRVMDDIVNEDHIEAAGELKKMLANYRESEDLINIGAYEEGSNPAVDRAIEHIDDINDFLQQGITEKSNFSQTLQKLKRVVK